A genomic segment from Fundulus heteroclitus isolate FHET01 chromosome 6, MU-UCD_Fhet_4.1, whole genome shotgun sequence encodes:
- the atg9b gene encoding autophagy-related protein 9B isoform X2 — protein MANFEAYQEYQRIEDYEEDSPPGEEDLLVHVPESLKDSWHHIKNLDNFFTRIYHYHQKNGFACMMLSECFELVQFLFVVTFTTFLVNCVEYDVLFANRAVNHTGQGQNPMERNKVTLPDAILPSQQCTQRIQENSWIIFLLIMAATFWIYRLVKVFCNVLSYWEIRQFYIKALKIKMDELCNFTWQEVQDRLISLQREQQMCIHKKELTELDIYHRILRFKNYMVAMINKSLLPVHLQLPLLGNVVFLTQGLKYNFELILFWGPGSLFQNKWNLHPKYKRSGNRLELAQKLSRVILLIGLANLLLCPFILVWQVLYAFFSYTEVIRREPGSLGARRWSLFGRLYLRHFNELNHELHGRLGRGYKPTSKYMNSFTSPLLTVLAKNVAFFSGSVLAVLIALTVYDEDVLTVQHILTAITVLGIVITITRSFIPDEHMVWCPEQLLQCVLAHIHYMPDHWRGNANKSETRDEVAQLFQYKAVFILEELLSPIVTPFILIFLLRNKSLEIIDFFRNFTVEVVGVGDICSFAQMDIRRHGNPTWMSEGQTEASIYQQAENGKTELSLMHFTIKNPRWQPPQESSLFISHLKEKVQHDAQGGPSTQLLLSEAPLCTSLHSNESGTGPENLLASVLAHPILTASGLQGRDHRFVPPSSAASAAASVLASLSTSHHAHPSRSRPPGLLPSSVYPETTLHRNDRAVVNSMSHSDSRIRSNALHSEFASAEMSLHAIYMHELHQQSSHPQRLSGQWQSSVPMREFHTSTASFYRRFQCSRFS, from the exons ATGGCTAACTTTGAAGCCTACCAGGAGTATCAGAGGATAGAGGACTACGAGGAAGACTCTCCGCCAGGCGAAGAAGACTTACTGGTGCACGTCCCCGAAAGTCTGAAAG ACTCATGGCACCATATCAAGAACTTGGATAACTTCTTTACAAGA ATCTATCACTATCATCAAAAAAATGGCTTCGCCTGTATGATGTTGTCAGAATGTTTTGAACTCGT TCAGTTTCTGTTCGTTGTCACATTTACCACGTTCCTTGTCAACTGCGTGGAGTACGATGTCCTTTTTGCCAACCGAGCTGTGAACCACACCGGGCAAGGCCAGAACCCGATGGAAAGGAACAAAGTAACACTTCCGGATGCCATTTTGCCAAGCCAGCAGTGCACACAGAG GATACAAGAAAACAGCTGGATCATATTCCTTCTTATCATGGCTGCTACCTTCTGGATCTACCGTCTTGTTAAAGTCTTCTGCAACGTTTTGAGCTACTGGGAGATCAGGCAGTTCTACATTAAAGCACTAAAGATTAAAATG GATGAACTATGCAACTTTACGTGGCAGGAAGTGCAGGATCGGCTCATCAGCCTGCAGAGGGAGCAGCAGATGTGCATTCACAAGAAAGAGCTGACAGAACTTGACATCTATCACCGCATCCTGCGTTTTAAGAACTACATGGTGGCCATGATAAACAAATCGCTGCTGCCAGTGCATCTGCAGCTCCCCCTGCTGGGGAATGTGGTGTTCTTAACCCAAGGCCTCAAGTACAACTTTGAGCTCATCCTTTTCTGGGGGCCCGGCTCTCTGTTTCAGAACAAATGGAACCTGCATCCCAAGTACAAGCGCAGCGGAAATCGCCTTGAGCTGGCCCAGAAACTGAGCAGAGTGATCCTGCTGATAGGCTTGGCCAATCTGCTGCTGTGTCCTTTCATCTTGGTGTGGCAGGTGCTTTACGCCTTCTTCAGTTATACTGAGGTGATCCGCAGGGAGCCTGGGAGTCTGGGCGCGCGCCGCTGGTCCCTGTTCGGCCGTTTATACCTGCGCCACTTCAACGAGCTGAACCACGAGCTGCATGGACGATTGGGCCGTGGCTACAAGCCCACTTCGAAATACATGAACTCCTTCACATCACCGCTGCTGACTGTGCTCGCTAAGAACGTTGCTTTTTTCTCAGGGTCGGTGCTGGCTGTACTCATTGCACTGACTGTCTATGATGAGGATGTCCTTACGGTGCAGCACATTCTGACCGCTATCACTGTGCTGGGTATAGTTATCACTATTACCAG GTCTTTCATCCCGGACGAACACATGGTTTGGTGTCCGGAGCAGCTTCTGCAGTGCGTGCTGGCCCATATCCACTACATGCCGGATCACTGGAGGGGCAATGCAAACAAGAGCGAGACCCGTGACGAGGTGGCACAGCTGTTCCAATACAAAGCG GTGTTCAttttggaggagctgctgagccctATAGTTACTCCCTTCATTCTCATATTCCTCCTGAGAAACAAATCCCTAGAAATCATTGACTTCTTCAGGAACTTCACCGTGGAAGTGGTTGGAGTTGGAGATATCTGCTCCTTTGCTCAGATGGACATACGGCGGCATGGAAACCCGACA tggatGTCAGAGGGCCAGACTGAGGCATCTATATATCAACAGGCTGAGAATGGCAAGACAGAGTTGTCCCTCATGCATTTCACCATAAAGAACCCCCGTTGGCAGCCGCCTCAGGAGAGCTCATTGTTCATCAGCCACTTAAAGGAGAAGGTGCAGCATGATGCACAGGGTGGGCCTTCCAcccagctgctgctctcagAGGCCCCCCTGTGTACCTCGCTGCACTCCAATGAGTCTGGCACCGGG CCTGAAAATCTTTTAGCCAGTGTCCTGGCCCACCCCATCCTCACTGCATCTGGACTACAAGGGCGGGACCATCGCTTCGTCCCGCCAAGCTCTGCTGCTTCTGCCGCTGCCAGCGTCCTGGCCTCTCTGTCCACCTCCCATCATGCACATCCAAGTCGAAGCCGCCCTCCCGGCCTTCTGCCCTCCTCCGTCTACCCTGAGACCACCTTGCACCGTAACGATCGCGCCGTCGTCAACAG catgtCTCACAGTGACTCTCGCATCCGGAGCAACGCGCTGCACTCAGAGTTTGCCTCAGCAGAGATGAGCCTCCATGCCATCTACATGCATGAG CTCCATCAGCAGAGCTCCCACCCTCAGAGGCTGTCTGGGCAGTGGCAGAGTTCGGTGCCAATGCGAGAGTTTCACACAAGCACAG
- the abcb8 gene encoding mitochondrial potassium channel ATP-binding subunit, with the protein MSQLLCSRLYLTATSRSLSFNSLCNKTGNKWKLSRWYTCYAHGSTQQPGNAFHRIWSLTQRAVRHSPSRTSKSAGLRLILGPAVLSVSARLFCRVARCEADVNNNTPGEVIATDPVPEFKWHMLWEFVKPQLFALICAVVLAFGAAILNIQIPLMLGDLVNVVARYLREHSGNYVNEVKGPAMKLLGLYGIQGLLTTGYIILLSRVGERVAADMRKSLFASLLRQDVAFFDANKTGQLVNRLTADIQEFKSSFKLVISQGLRSITQTVGCFVSLYVISPKLTGLTVVVLPCLVGAGALIGSFLRKLSRLAQEQVAKATGVADEALGNVRTVKAFAMEERELQLYACEVDKSCEMNENLGGGIAVFQGLSNMALNCIVLGTIFAGGTLISSNELSPGDLMSFLVASQTVQRSLASISILFGQVVRGISSGARVFEYMSLQPTIPLSGGGRIPYHSLTGRVDFMNISFSYPTRPGHEVLKRFNLTLPPCKTVAIVGESGGGKSTVASLLERFYDPTSGVVMLDGLDIRTLDLAWLRGQVIGFINQEPVLFGSSIMENIRFGKPGATDAEVISAAKQANAHRFITSFPDGYNTMVGERGVMLSGGQKQRIAIARALVKNPSILVLDEATSALDAESERVVQEALDRATRGRTVLIIAHRLSTIQGADFICVMSNGRIVEAGTHLELLSKGGLYSDLIRRQRAEGQK; encoded by the exons ATGTCCCAGCTGCTGTGCTCCAGACTGTACCTCACAGCTACCTCACGTTCGCTGTCTTTTAACTCCCTGTGCAACAAGACAGGAAACAAATGGAAGCTCTCTCG GTGGTATACGTGTTATGCACACGGCTCCACGCAGCAGCCCGGCAATGCTTTCCACCGCATTTGGAGCCTGACTCAGAGGGCCGTTCGCCACTCCCCCTCCCGGACATCCAAATCAGCGGGTTTGAGACTCATCCTGGGACCTGCGGTCCTTAGTGTCTCAGCACGGCTGTTTTGCCGGGTGGCCCGCTGTGAGGCAGATGTCAATAACAACACGCCAGGGGAAGTTATCGCCACAGACCCAGTGCCTGAGTTCAAATGGCATATGCTATGGGAATTTGTCAAACCTCAATTGTTTGCTCTCATCTGTGCTGTTGTG cttGCTTTTGGTGCAGCTATTCTGAACATTCAAATCCCGTTAATGCTCGGGGACTTGGTGAATGTTGTGGCACGCTACCTCAGAGAACATTCAGGTAACTACGTCAATGAGGTAAAAGGTCCCGCCATGAAACTACTTGGACTGTATGGTATCCAG GGCCTGTTAACAACTGGCTACATCATCTTACTGTCAAGGGTGGGAGAAAGAGTTGCAGCAGACATGAGGAAATCCCTGTTTGCTTCCCTGTTAAG GCAAGATGTTGCTTTCTTTGACGCCAATAAAACTGGGCAGCTTGTAAATCGTTTGACTGCTGATATTCAGGAGTTCAAGTCTTCCTTTAAACTGGTCATTTCTCAG GGCCTGAGGAGCATCACACAGACAGTCGGGTGCTTTGTGTCTCTCTACGTCATCTCGCCAAAGCTCACAGGCTTGACAGTGGTTGTCCTCCCGTGTCTTGTGGGAGCAGGAGCGCTCATTGGGTCATTTCTGCGCAAACTGTCTCGTCTGGCTCAAGAACAG GTGGCAAAAGCAACAGGCGTGGCAGACGAGGCGCTGGGTAATGTCCGGACAGTGAAAGCTTTTGCTATGGAGGAACGAGAGCTCCA ATTATACGCATGTGAGGTCGACAAATCCTGCGAAATGAATGAAAATCTTGGTGGAGGAATAGCCGTTTTCCAAGGCTTGTCAAACATGGCACTGAACT GCATCGTCCTTGGCACTATTTTTGCTGGAGGGACCTTAATTTCAAGCAATGAGCTGTCTCCCGGAGACCTCATGTCGTTCTTGGTTGCGTCTCAGACTGTTCAGAG GTCCTTGGCTAGTATTTCCATCCTTTTCGGACAG GTGGTGAGAGGGATAAGCTCCGGGGCTCGGGTTTTTGAATATATGTCTTTGCAGCCAACTATTCCTCTCTCCGGGGGAGGACGCATCCCCTATCACTCACTGACGGGAAGGGTGGACTTCATGAACATTTCATTCAG TTATCCAACAAGACCCGGCCATGAAGTCCTGAAGAGATTCAATTTGACGCTGCCACCTTGTAAAACCGTCGCCATTGTCGGTGAATCTGGAGGAG GGAAGTCCACGGTGGCGTCCTTACTGGAGCGTTTCTACGACCCGACCAGCGGCGTGGTCATGCTGGACGGGCTCGATATTCGTACGCTGGATTTGGCCTGGCTAAGGGGCCAAGTTATTGGGTTCATCAATCAG GAGCCAGTTTTGTTTGGATCATCCATCATGGAGAACATCCGCTTCGGGAAGCCCGGTGCCACAGATGCTGAGGTGATTAGTGCTGCAAAGCAAGCCAACGCTCACCGCTTCATTACGAGCTTCCCAGATGGCTATAACACCATGGTTG GTGAGCGAGGCGTGATGCTATCCGGGGGCCAGAAACAGCGCATCGCCATCGCCCGAGCTTTGGTCAAGAACCCCAGCATCCTGGTGCTCGACGAAGCCACCAGCGCCCTGGATGCAGAATCGGAGCGCGTGGTGCAGGAAGCTCTGGACAGGGCCACGAGGGGTCGCACTGTGCTCATCATCGCCCACAGGCTCAGCACCATCCAGGGGGCCGATTTCATCTGCGTCATGAGCAATGGCCGCATTGTGGAG GCCGGGACACATTTGGAACTGCTGAGCAAAGGAGGACTTTATTCTGATCTGATCCGCAGACAAAGAGCCGAGGGGCAGAAATAA
- the cdk5 gene encoding cyclin-dependent-like kinase 5 — MQKYEKLEKIGEGTYGTVFKAKNRETHEIVALKRVRLDDDDEGVPSSALREICLLKELKHKNIVRLHDVLHSDKKLTLVFEYCDQDLKKYFDSCNGDLDPETVKSFMYQLLKGLAFCHSRNVLHRDLKPQNLLINRNGELKLADFGLARAFGIPVRCYSAEVVTLWYRPPDVLFGAKLYSTSIDMWSAGCIFAELANAGRPLFPGNDVDDQLKRIFRLLGTPTEEQWPTMTKLPDYKPYPMYPATTSLVNVVPKLSSTGRDLLQNLLKCNPVQRISAEEALQHPYFADFCPP; from the exons ATGCAGAAATATGAAAAGCTTGAAAAAATTGGAGAGG GTACATACGGGACTGTTTTCAAAGCTAAAAACAGAGAAACCCACGAAATTGTGGCTTTAAAAAGGGTCAGATTGGACGACGACGACGAG GGGGTGCCAAGCTCTGCTTTAAGGGAAATCTGTCTTCTGAAGGAACTAAAGCATAAAAACATTGTCAG attacACGATGTGTTGCACAGTGACAAGAAGTTAACACTGGTttttgaatattgtgatcag GATTTGAAGAAATATTTTGACAGCTGTAATGGGGATCTAGATCCTGAAACTGTGAAG TCGTTCATGTACCAGCTGTTGAAAGGCCTCGCTTTCTGTCATAGTCGAAATGTTCTGCATAGAGATCTGAAACCGCAAAATCTGCTCATCAACAGG AATGGGGAATTGAAGCTTGCTGACTTTGGGTTGGCTCGAGCTTTTGGCATTCCTGTGAGGTGTTACTCTGCAGAG gtTGTGACTTTGTGGTACCGACCTCCAGATGTGTTGTTTGGTGCTAAACTTTATTCTACCTCTATTGACATGTGGTCGGCCGGATGCATATTTGCAG AGCTGGCTAATGCTGGACGGCCGTTATTCCCTGGCAACGACGTGGATGACCAGTTGAAAAGAATCTTCAG ATTGTTGGGTACGCCGACTGAGGAACAGTGGCCAACAATGACAAAACTTCCTGATTATAAG CCATATCCCATGTATCCAGCCACCACCTCCCTTGTGAATGTGGTTCCTAAACTAAGTAGCACAGGAAGGGATCTACTGCAG AACCTGTTGAAGTGTAATCCCGTTCAGAGGATTTCAGCGGAAGAGGCCTTGCAGCACCCCTACTTCGCCGACTTCTGCCCGCCCTAA
- the atg9b gene encoding autophagy-related protein 9B isoform X1, whose amino-acid sequence MANFEAYQEYQRIEDYEEDSPPGEEDLLVHVPESLKDSWHHIKNLDNFFTRIYHYHQKNGFACMMLSECFELVQFLFVVTFTTFLVNCVEYDVLFANRAVNHTGQGQNPMERNKVTLPDAILPSQQCTQRIQENSWIIFLLIMAATFWIYRLVKVFCNVLSYWEIRQFYIKALKIKMDELCNFTWQEVQDRLISLQREQQMCIHKKELTELDIYHRILRFKNYMVAMINKSLLPVHLQLPLLGNVVFLTQGLKYNFELILFWGPGSLFQNKWNLHPKYKRSGNRLELAQKLSRVILLIGLANLLLCPFILVWQVLYAFFSYTEVIRREPGSLGARRWSLFGRLYLRHFNELNHELHGRLGRGYKPTSKYMNSFTSPLLTVLAKNVAFFSGSVLAVLIALTVYDEDVLTVQHILTAITVLGIVITITRSFIPDEHMVWCPEQLLQCVLAHIHYMPDHWRGNANKSETRDEVAQLFQYKAVFILEELLSPIVTPFILIFLLRNKSLEIIDFFRNFTVEVVGVGDICSFAQMDIRRHGNPTWMSEGQTEASIYQQAENGKTELSLMHFTIKNPRWQPPQESSLFISHLKEKVQHDAQGGPSTQLLLSEAPLCTSLHSNESGTGPENLLASVLAHPILTASGLQGRDHRFVPPSSAASAAASVLASLSTSHHAHPSRSRPPGLLPSSVYPETTLHRNDRAVVNSMSHSDSRIRSNALHSEFASAEMSLHAIYMHELHQQSSHPQRLSGQWQSSVPMREFHTSTGSSAHASHSTNISMPAPVHLGGWKEEEEEDEEDQEINSGSTPKKASPHSS is encoded by the exons ATGGCTAACTTTGAAGCCTACCAGGAGTATCAGAGGATAGAGGACTACGAGGAAGACTCTCCGCCAGGCGAAGAAGACTTACTGGTGCACGTCCCCGAAAGTCTGAAAG ACTCATGGCACCATATCAAGAACTTGGATAACTTCTTTACAAGA ATCTATCACTATCATCAAAAAAATGGCTTCGCCTGTATGATGTTGTCAGAATGTTTTGAACTCGT TCAGTTTCTGTTCGTTGTCACATTTACCACGTTCCTTGTCAACTGCGTGGAGTACGATGTCCTTTTTGCCAACCGAGCTGTGAACCACACCGGGCAAGGCCAGAACCCGATGGAAAGGAACAAAGTAACACTTCCGGATGCCATTTTGCCAAGCCAGCAGTGCACACAGAG GATACAAGAAAACAGCTGGATCATATTCCTTCTTATCATGGCTGCTACCTTCTGGATCTACCGTCTTGTTAAAGTCTTCTGCAACGTTTTGAGCTACTGGGAGATCAGGCAGTTCTACATTAAAGCACTAAAGATTAAAATG GATGAACTATGCAACTTTACGTGGCAGGAAGTGCAGGATCGGCTCATCAGCCTGCAGAGGGAGCAGCAGATGTGCATTCACAAGAAAGAGCTGACAGAACTTGACATCTATCACCGCATCCTGCGTTTTAAGAACTACATGGTGGCCATGATAAACAAATCGCTGCTGCCAGTGCATCTGCAGCTCCCCCTGCTGGGGAATGTGGTGTTCTTAACCCAAGGCCTCAAGTACAACTTTGAGCTCATCCTTTTCTGGGGGCCCGGCTCTCTGTTTCAGAACAAATGGAACCTGCATCCCAAGTACAAGCGCAGCGGAAATCGCCTTGAGCTGGCCCAGAAACTGAGCAGAGTGATCCTGCTGATAGGCTTGGCCAATCTGCTGCTGTGTCCTTTCATCTTGGTGTGGCAGGTGCTTTACGCCTTCTTCAGTTATACTGAGGTGATCCGCAGGGAGCCTGGGAGTCTGGGCGCGCGCCGCTGGTCCCTGTTCGGCCGTTTATACCTGCGCCACTTCAACGAGCTGAACCACGAGCTGCATGGACGATTGGGCCGTGGCTACAAGCCCACTTCGAAATACATGAACTCCTTCACATCACCGCTGCTGACTGTGCTCGCTAAGAACGTTGCTTTTTTCTCAGGGTCGGTGCTGGCTGTACTCATTGCACTGACTGTCTATGATGAGGATGTCCTTACGGTGCAGCACATTCTGACCGCTATCACTGTGCTGGGTATAGTTATCACTATTACCAG GTCTTTCATCCCGGACGAACACATGGTTTGGTGTCCGGAGCAGCTTCTGCAGTGCGTGCTGGCCCATATCCACTACATGCCGGATCACTGGAGGGGCAATGCAAACAAGAGCGAGACCCGTGACGAGGTGGCACAGCTGTTCCAATACAAAGCG GTGTTCAttttggaggagctgctgagccctATAGTTACTCCCTTCATTCTCATATTCCTCCTGAGAAACAAATCCCTAGAAATCATTGACTTCTTCAGGAACTTCACCGTGGAAGTGGTTGGAGTTGGAGATATCTGCTCCTTTGCTCAGATGGACATACGGCGGCATGGAAACCCGACA tggatGTCAGAGGGCCAGACTGAGGCATCTATATATCAACAGGCTGAGAATGGCAAGACAGAGTTGTCCCTCATGCATTTCACCATAAAGAACCCCCGTTGGCAGCCGCCTCAGGAGAGCTCATTGTTCATCAGCCACTTAAAGGAGAAGGTGCAGCATGATGCACAGGGTGGGCCTTCCAcccagctgctgctctcagAGGCCCCCCTGTGTACCTCGCTGCACTCCAATGAGTCTGGCACCGGG CCTGAAAATCTTTTAGCCAGTGTCCTGGCCCACCCCATCCTCACTGCATCTGGACTACAAGGGCGGGACCATCGCTTCGTCCCGCCAAGCTCTGCTGCTTCTGCCGCTGCCAGCGTCCTGGCCTCTCTGTCCACCTCCCATCATGCACATCCAAGTCGAAGCCGCCCTCCCGGCCTTCTGCCCTCCTCCGTCTACCCTGAGACCACCTTGCACCGTAACGATCGCGCCGTCGTCAACAG catgtCTCACAGTGACTCTCGCATCCGGAGCAACGCGCTGCACTCAGAGTTTGCCTCAGCAGAGATGAGCCTCCATGCCATCTACATGCATGAG CTCCATCAGCAGAGCTCCCACCCTCAGAGGCTGTCTGGGCAGTGGCAGAGTTCGGTGCCAATGCGAGAGTTTCACACAAGCACAG